The Kribbella sp. HUAS MG21 genome includes the window GCCCGCGCGGTTCGCGCCGATCGTGCTGGCCGACGGGCCGTAGCCGACCAGGTGGATGCGCGGGTCGGCGACAGTCGCGGTGCCGTCCATCCGCACCCCGCCCGACGGTTCACGCAGATGCAGCGGCACGAGGTGGGCGAGGTCCGCGCGGAAGCCGGTCGCCCAGAGGATGGTGTCGACCTGCAGGGCCTGACCGTCGGTCCACTCGACACCGTCGGGTGTGATGCGTGAGAACATCGGCAGCCGGGTGTAGACGCCGCGGTCCCAGGCGGCCTGCTCCTGCGGGCGCAGATGCAGTCCGGTGACGCTCACGACGCTGCGGGGTGGGAGTCCGGCGCGCACGCGTTCCTCGACGCGCGCGACGACCTGTCGCCCGTACTCCGGGGTGAAGTCCTCGCCGGTGCGCCACTCGGGCGGCCGCCGCGTGACCCACGTCGTGGTCGCGACTTCGGAGATCTCCGCCAGGAGCTGGACCGCGGACGCACCACCGCCGACAACCAGCACGTGCTGACCGGCCAGCTCTACGGCGCCGCGGTAGTCGGCGGTGTGCAACTGCCGGCCTGCGAACGTCTCGATGCCCGGGTACCACGGGATGAACGGCCGGTTCCACGTCCCGGTGGCGTTCACCAAGGCCGCGGCGTCGTACCGTCCGGCCGAGGTCTCCAGCGCGAAGCCGCCGTCGATCGCCCGGACGCTCTCCACCGCCACAGGCCGCGCCACTGGCAGCGAGAACCGCTTCTCGTAGTCCGCGAAGTACGCCGGCACGAACTCGTTCGCCCGCTCCGCGCCTACGCTCGACGGCACCGGTACGCCAGGCAGGTTCGCGATCCCGTGCACGTCGTGCATCGTCAACGAGTCCCACCGATGCTGCCACGCACCACCCGGCGCCGGGTTCCGGTCCAGCACGACCACTTCGTCGTACGGCGCGAACCCGAGCCGCACCAGGTGATAAGCAGCCGACAACCCCGCCTGCCCCGCCCCGATCACCGCCACGTCCAGCACACCAGACGCAACACTCCAGGGCCTTCGGCTCTTCCCGAAGGCCCTGGCTGCGTACCGCTAGCTGGTCACACCGTTGTGTCGTGGCGGCGGCCGGAGCGGCCGCCCAGGACTGCGGCGACCAGCGTGACCACCAGCGCGGCGGCCACGGCGACCAGGCCGCCTGCTGTGAGGGTCTGGTCCGCGATCGGCACGGACGGCAGCTTCATCCGGTCCAGTACGTCGTACTGCGAACCGGCGAGCGCGGCGAGCCCCATGACGATCGCGGTCACCACGACCCCGACCAACCAGACGCCGAACCCGTGCAGTGCGCCGGCCGAACGCGCCAGGCGGCCGGCGACGTAGCCGCCCTGGTAGTACGCGACTGCCAGGATCAGCAGCAGGATCGCGCTCGACACGATCCCGATGGTGCCGGCGGTGTTGGCGCTGTTCATCGCCTCGTACCAGTCGAATGTGGCCGCATAGTCGACCGCTGCCGCGATGGCACCCGCGACACCGGTCAGTAGCGCGATGAGGCCGATCGCGACCAGCCAGCCGTAGAAGGTCGCGCCGCCGGTGGGCCTGCGGGACACCCGATCACGGGCGGGCGGGGCGCTTCGTTCGTCGTCGTACAGCTCGGACGGTCCGAGCCGGTCGACGCGCGTCTCCTCGTGATGCTGTTGCTGCGTCATGTCAGCTTCTCCTCGTCGGACAAGCCCCGTGTTGTTCCCCAGGTACCCGGCGGGAAACCGACGCAACGTCTACCGCGGGTGACTCAGAGCAACTCGTCGATGCGGTCGTGGTACCGCCGCCCGGACTTGCCGCCGACGATCGCGGCCAGCAGGGTGAGGAGCAGCAGCGCGGCGGCCGCGCCGATGCTGCCGAGCAGGAGCGTGTTGTCGGCCAGTGAGACGTCCGGCCGGTTGATGTCGTCCACGACGGCGTACTGGTTGTCCACGAACCAGCCGGCACCACCTGCGACCAGTGAGACGAGCAGGGCGATCATCCACACTCCGAAGCCCTGCCTGCCGCCGTCGAAGCGCGCCAGCCGCCCGGCAACGTAGCCGCCGGTGTAGAACGCCACCGCCAGCATGAAGACCGTGACACCGGCCGCCGTCAGCAGCGCGGCGCCGGGCTGGGTCTTCGCGTCACCGGTCGTGTAGTCGAGGATCTCGGCGGTACCGAACGCGGCAGCGGCCACGGCGGCCAGCAGCAGCACCGACATCGAGATCGCGATCAGGTAGCCGAAGAACGCCGCCCCGAACTTGAACCCGCGGTACGACAGCAGTTCCGGGTCGACCTCGGCCTCGGCCTCGGGGGCCGGGGGCGTGCGCAGCGGCGTCTCCTGGGGGATTGAGATCGTGCTGATCGCCCGGCTCGCGGCCGCCCGCGCCTCCTCGTACTTGGCCGTGCTGGCGTCGCCGGCGGGCGTGGTGATCGTGGCGGTGTCGCCGGGGTACTGCTGACTCATTCCGCGGGCTCCTCACAGGTCGGCTTCCGGGCGGTCCCTACCCGTCCGCACCGGGGCTGACACGGTCGAAGCGCGGATTTAACCGACTCCTGGGGTGGCATCACTGCCTGTCGCCGGGTAACGGCGCGGAGTGAAGACCAGCGGCCCGGCTGGGCGTGGCACGGTACGGGTCTGTGACGAGCCGATCAGGAGCAGACACCGCATGTCAACCGTTTGCGGGTCCAGTTCCGCCAGCGTTGTCACAGTGATCACCTCGTCCGGGCCGCCGACGTCCCGCCCGACCACGACCGGCGTATCGGGGGAGCGGTGCTCCAGCAGCAGATCCCGCGTCGCCGCCACCTGCCAGGTGCGGGACTTGGAGGCGGGGTTGTAGATCGCTATCGCCAGGTCCGCCCGCGCAGCTGCGGCTAGGCGCTGGGCGATCACCTCCCACGGCTTGAGCCGGTCGGAGAGCGACAGCACGCAGTAGTCGTGCCCAAGCGGTGCCCCGACGCGGCTCGCGACCGCCTGCGCGGCTGTCATGCCAGGCAGCACGCGTACGGCGATGTCGGCGTACTCCGGCTCCGCTGCCACTTCTGTCACCGCACTGGCCATGGCGAACACACCTGGGTCACCGGACGACACCACGACGACCGTGGAGCCCTTGCGCGCCAGGTCGAGGGCGAACGCGGCCCGCTCCGACTCGACGCGGTTGTCCGACCCGTGCTTGCGCTGGCGCGCCCGCTCCGGGAGACGGTCGACGTACGTCGTGTAGCCGATCACGTCGTCCGCACCGGCGATGGCGGCCCGCACCTCGGGGGTCATCCACTCCGGTCCGGCCGGTCCGAGGCCTACGACTGTCACGGAGCCCTCAGCGGCGGTCTTGGTGGTCGGGGCAGTGAAAGTGTTGTTGATGGGGCTCGGGAGGAGGGCGAGGGAGAAGTACGGGACCTCGTCCGGGTCGACCTCGTTGAGCGGTGCTGTGCGCTGGGCGTCGGTGGTGGCGCGTTCGACGTACCAGGCCTCGTCGGCGCGGCCGGCCAGCTCGAAGGCCTCGCGGACACCCGCGAACGTGCGGCCGAGCTTCATGACGGCTGCCGCGTCGGTGGTGCGGAGGCGGTCGGCGAGCACGTCCGGTGGGAGGGTGCCGGGGAGGACGGTGAGGATCTCGTCGCGCTCGCACAGGGGCCGGCCGAGTACGGCGGCCGCGGCGCTGACCGAGGTCACGCCGGGGACGACCTCGCACGGGTACCGGTCCGCGAGGCGCTTGTGCATGTGCATGTAGGAGCCGTAGAACAGCGGGTCCCCTTCGGCGAGTACTACGACGTCGCGGCCCGCGTCCAGGTGCGCGGCGAGCCGGGCGGCGCAGTCGGCGTAGAAGTCGTCCATCGCGCCCTGGTACCCGCCGGGGTGGTCGGTCGTCTCGGTGGTGAGCGGGTAGACGAGGTGCTCCTCGACCTGCCCCGGCGTCAGGTACGGCGCGGCCACCGAACGCGCGATACTCCGCCCGTGCCGCGCACTGTGGAACGCGATGACATCCGCGGCCCCGATCAGCCGCGCCGCCTTCACCGTCACCAACTCGGAATCCCCAGGCCCCAGCCCCACGCCCCAGAGCCGCCCTACCGCACTCGAGCTGTCAACTGCGGTCGGCGTACCGTCGGTCATCATTCCGCCTCACTAGCGATTGCGTTGACGGCTGCGG containing:
- a CDS encoding FAD-dependent oxidoreductase, translated to MLDVAVIGAGQAGLSAAYHLVRLGFAPYDEVVVLDRNPAPGGAWQHRWDSLTMHDVHGIANLPGVPVPSSVGAERANEFVPAYFADYEKRFSLPVARPVAVESVRAIDGGFALETSAGRYDAAALVNATGTWNRPFIPWYPGIETFAGRQLHTADYRGAVELAGQHVLVVGGGASAVQLLAEISEVATTTWVTRRPPEWRTGEDFTPEYGRQVVARVEERVRAGLPPRSVVSVTGLHLRPQEQAAWDRGVYTRLPMFSRITPDGVEWTDGQALQVDTILWATGFRADLAHLVPLHLREPSGGVRMDGTATVADPRIHLVGYGPSASTIGANRAGFTAARDLRDLLKPAALSA
- a CDS encoding precorrin-2 C(20)-methyltransferase — its product is MTDGTPTAVDSSSAVGRLWGVGLGPGDSELVTVKAARLIGAADVIAFHSARHGRSIARSVAAPYLTPGQVEEHLVYPLTTETTDHPGGYQGAMDDFYADCAARLAAHLDAGRDVVVLAEGDPLFYGSYMHMHKRLADRYPCEVVPGVTSVSAAAAVLGRPLCERDEILTVLPGTLPPDVLADRLRTTDAAAVMKLGRTFAGVREAFELAGRADEAWYVERATTDAQRTAPLNEVDPDEVPYFSLALLPSPINNTFTAPTTKTAAEGSVTVVGLGPAGPEWMTPEVRAAIAGADDVIGYTTYVDRLPERARQRKHGSDNRVESERAAFALDLARKGSTVVVVSSGDPGVFAMASAVTEVAAEPEYADIAVRVLPGMTAAQAVASRVGAPLGHDYCVLSLSDRLKPWEVIAQRLAAAARADLAIAIYNPASKSRTWQVAATRDLLLEHRSPDTPVVVGRDVGGPDEVITVTTLAELDPQTVDMRCLLLIGSSQTRTVPRPAGPLVFTPRRYPATGSDATPGVG